One window of Paenibacillus albicereus genomic DNA carries:
- a CDS encoding SOS response-associated peptidase, translating to MCIRFSLASDIGELKQQFRIQRHEPLETTRYNIAPTRPIPLVRNDRHGVRILDEGRWGLFPFWARDSVNADASSLEAKPFFKRMLAGGRCIIPCSGMFGWERLEAEDKAARREEGRQRQPRAMHIQVQGRPLFGMAGLYEEWRSPDGRLERAATIVTVPASGSLSQWQERLPVVLDEEGMDEWLHPEIREFSFLRRHLQPLEPFQLRMYPVSNAVDDERYEAPDCIQEIRLA from the coding sequence ATGTGCATCCGTTTTTCCCTCGCCAGCGACATCGGCGAGCTGAAGCAGCAGTTCCGCATCCAGAGGCATGAGCCGCTGGAGACGACACGCTACAACATCGCGCCCACCCGGCCGATCCCGCTCGTGCGCAACGACCGCCACGGCGTGCGCATCCTCGACGAGGGCCGGTGGGGGCTGTTCCCGTTCTGGGCGCGCGATTCGGTCAACGCCGACGCCTCCTCGCTGGAGGCCAAGCCGTTCTTCAAGCGCATGCTGGCCGGGGGGCGCTGCATCATCCCGTGCAGCGGCATGTTCGGCTGGGAGCGCCTGGAGGCGGAGGACAAGGCGGCGCGCCGCGAGGAGGGCCGCCAGCGGCAGCCGCGCGCCATGCATATCCAGGTACAGGGCCGTCCGCTGTTCGGCATGGCCGGCCTGTACGAGGAATGGCGCTCGCCGGACGGACGGCTCGAGCGGGCGGCGACGATCGTCACCGTGCCGGCTTCCGGCAGCCTCTCGCAGTGGCAGGAGCGGCTGCCCGTCGTGCTCGACGAGGAGGGCATGGACGAATGGCTGCATCCGGAGATCCGCGAATTCTCGTTCCTGCGGCGGCATCTGCAGCCGCTGGAGCCGTTCCAGCTGCGCATGTATCCGGTTAGCAATGCCGTCGACGACGAGCGCTACGAGGCGCCCGACTGCATCCAGGAGATTCGCTTGGCCTGA
- a CDS encoding AraC family transcriptional regulator has product MQDMPVMTFRCPPLPFLVDARRRTYGAGEEHPGRVDLGWFELLYVRKGRLRIREAERLWTAEAGQALLLPPGGARWSGGACAEETEAELVHFQSAGEWEETAAGGEPSLLGDHYTHAIRLPRLIDAREAEEAFVRLAEAAADPGPDGFWLRQLRFGELLRALEAAGRPALPEASARAVAEQAAAYMKQRWLEPVSNAELAEAIGLHAVYIARCMVEVYGCTPQQYAQFYRLDQAKLLLLSTDWPIAQVAEACGFRQLPHFTRLFAAHAGMPPLRFRKRFAPEPRSS; this is encoded by the coding sequence GTGGACGCGCGGCGCCGGACGTACGGCGCGGGAGAGGAGCACCCCGGCCGGGTCGATCTGGGTTGGTTCGAGCTGCTGTACGTGCGCAAAGGCAGGCTGAGGATCCGGGAGGCGGAGCGGCTGTGGACGGCCGAGGCCGGACAGGCGCTGCTGCTGCCGCCCGGAGGCGCCCGCTGGAGCGGCGGCGCATGCGCCGAAGAGACGGAGGCCGAGCTCGTCCACTTCCAGAGTGCCGGCGAATGGGAGGAGACGGCCGCCGGTGGCGAGCCCTCGCTGCTCGGCGACCACTATACGCATGCGATCCGGCTGCCCCGGCTGATCGACGCCCGGGAGGCGGAGGAAGCGTTCGTCCGGCTGGCCGAGGCTGCGGCCGACCCGGGGCCGGACGGCTTCTGGCTGCGCCAGCTGCGCTTCGGCGAGCTGCTGCGCGCGCTGGAGGCGGCCGGCCGGCCGGCGCTGCCGGAAGCGTCCGCGCGGGCGGTGGCCGAGCAGGCGGCCGCCTATATGAAGCAGCGCTGGCTCGAGCCGGTGAGCAACGCCGAGCTGGCGGAGGCGATCGGGCTCCACGCGGTATACATCGCACGCTGCATGGTCGAGGTATACGGCTGCACGCCGCAGCAGTACGCGCAGTTCTACCGTCTCGACCAGGCCAAGCTGCTGCTGCTGTCGACCGACTGGCCGATCGCGCAGGTGGCCGAGGCGTGCGGCTTCCGGCAGCTGCCGCATTTCACGCGGCTGTTCGCCGCGCATGCCGGCATGCCGCCGCTGCGCTTCCGCAAGCGGTTCGCGCCGGAGCCCCGATCTTCATGA